In Zea mays cultivar B73 chromosome 7, Zm-B73-REFERENCE-NAM-5.0, whole genome shotgun sequence, the following proteins share a genomic window:
- the LOC103632881 gene encoding E3 ubiquitin-protein ligase ATL31, producing the protein METTLPMVRGNGRLLPLSLLLLAAADFTTVHGQGQQPEGPYYSRSFNPSMAIVIVVLIAAFFFLGFFSVYVRHCYGDGSSGYSASPAPGGAAARSRRQQRGLDSAVLESFPTMAYADVKAHKAGKGALECAVCLSEFDDDETLRLLPKCSHVFHPDCIDTWLASHVTCPVCRTNLALGPDANAPPPDDDTPELLPAPEAQELPSPTSAPPPSAAVVIDVEETEEERIIRAEADELMRIGSVKRALRSKSGRAPARFPRSHSTGHSLAASACATTGTERFTLRLPDHVLRDLTAAGKLQRTTSLVAFRSSRGGSTRRGVSVRTGGGGGEGTSRAGRSIRLGQSGRWPSFLARTLSARLPAWGSRSTRRSVQTDGSSKGGRTVGDAGAGAKSSEHDDQACAPGQRV; encoded by the coding sequence ATGGAAACAACACTCCCCATGGTCCGGGGCAATGGCCGCCTCCTGCCCTTGTCCCTTCTCTTGCTCGCTGCCGCCGATTTCACAACGGTGCATGGCCAGGGGCAGCAGCCTGAAGGGCCGTACTACTCGCGAAGCTTCAACCCATCCATGGCCATCGTCATCGTCGTGCTCATCGCCGCCTTCTTCTTCCTCGGCTTCTTCTCCGTCTACGTCCGCCACTGCTACGGCGACGGCTCTAGCGGCTACTCCGCGAGCCCGGCCCCCGGCGGTGCCGCCGCGCGATCGCGGCGCCAGCAGCGCGGGCTCGACTCGGCGGTGCTGGAGTCCTTCCCGACCATGGCGTACGCCGACGTGAAGGCGCACAAGGCCGGCAAGGGCGCGCTCGAGTGCGCCGTCTGCCTCAGCGAGTTCGACGACGACGAGACGCTGCGCCTGCTGCCCAAGTGCTCCCACGTCTTCCACCCGGACTGCATCGACACGTGGCTCGCCTCGCACGTCACCTGCCCCGTCTGCCGCACCAACCTCGCCCTCGGCCCCGACGCCAACGCCCCGCCGCCCGACGACGACACGCCTGAGCTGCTGCCGGCTCCAGAAGCGCAGGAGCTACCGTCGCCCACGTCCGCACCGCCTCCTTCTGCTGCGGTGGTCATCGACGTGGAGGAGACAGAGGAGGAGAGGATCATCAGAGCGGAGGCCGACGAGCTGATGCGCATCGGCAGCGTGAAGCGCGCGCTGCGCTCCAAGTCCGGCCGCGCGCCCGCACGGTTCCCGCGATCGCACTCGACAGGGCACTCGCTCGCAGCGTCTGCCTGTGCCACCACCGGCACCGAAAGGTTCACGCTGCGTCTGCCCGACCACGTGCTCCGAGACCTCACCGCGGCGGGGAAGCTCCAGCGCACCACGAGCTTAGTCGCGTTCCGCTCCAGCCGCGGGGGCAGCACGCGCCGTGGCGTCAGCGTCAGGACAGGCGGGGGAGGCGGCGAAGGCACCAGCCGTGCCGGGAGGAGCATCCGGCTGGGCCAGTCAGGACGGTGGCCGTCGTTCCTGGCGCGGACGTTATCCGCGAGGCTTCCCGCCTGGGGATCGCGGTCGACGCGGAGGAGCGTCCAGACTGACGGGTCGAGCAAGGGCGGTAGGACAGTTGGCGACGCCGGCGCAGGCGCCAAGTCTTCTGAACATGACGACCAGGCGTGCGCGCCTGGACAGCGTGTTTGA